One genomic window of Misgurnus anguillicaudatus chromosome 12, ASM2758022v2, whole genome shotgun sequence includes the following:
- the LOC129446296 gene encoding uncharacterized protein gives MIRTESQGMNERVEMMVDIYESAASLRDHDLTDTNTQQPSQHTGSERVRMRCYRSVTVCLVLLCVLLLTAVIVLCVLINTNQPNITKERNQLLTKYTNITEERNQLLTKYTNITIERDQLLKQNENIVKLIVFTDGWFYYNFSLYYISSEQKNWTESRRDCIERGADLIIINNKEEQNIFKISGREIIWIGLSDNEVEGRWKWVDNSTLNTSFWAPGDPRNHTGNEDCVQSNSSVWVTYTCDARFKWICEKTSLLPVSFCMDASTGSGPDFK, from the exons atgatCAGGACTGAATCACAGGGAATGAATGAGAGAGTGGAGATGATGGTGGATATTTACGAGAGCGCTGCTTCTTTGAGAGATCACGACTTAACagatacaaacacacaacaacCATCGCAGCATACAG GAAGTGAGCGTGTGAGGATGAGATGTTACAGATCAGTTACAGTGTGTTTGGTGCTGCTGTGTGTTCTTCTACTGACTGCAGTCATAGTGCTGTGTGTCCTCATCAATACAAATCAAC CCAACATCACAAAAGAGAGAAACCAGCTACTAACCAAATATACCAACATCACAGAAGAGAGAAACCAGCTACTAACCAAATATACAAACATCACTATAGAGAGAGACCAGCTATTGAAACAAAATGAAAA TATAGTTAAACtgattgtgtttacagatgGATGGTTTTACTATAACTTCAGTTTGTACTACATTTCATCTGAGCAGAAGAACTGGACTGAGAGCAGAAGAGACTGTATAGAAAGAGGAGCAGATCTGATCATCATTAACAACAAAGAGGAACAA AATATTTTTAAGATTTCTGGTAGAGAAATCATCTGGATTGGTTTGTCTGACAATGAGGTAGAGGGCAGATGGAAATGGGTTGATAACAGCACACTGAACACTAG CTTCTGGGCACCTGGAGATCCCAGAAATCATACAGGTAATGAAGACTGTGTTCAGTCAAATTCATCAGTATGGGTTACTTACACTTGCGATGCCAGGTTTAAATGGATCTGTGAGAAGACTTCTTT